The Thermoflavifilum sp. genome contains a region encoding:
- a CDS encoding tetratricopeptide repeat protein, whose amino-acid sequence MNRWLRYGCCWGMLLLMMVSCRPARKIERSYYPHFTHLMHFADSASRQQYVDSLFFAAEIQKQEGDFTRALFDLFLFLAYTPHNAAAHFEISRLFVQLQQPWRALYYAEKATRLDTNNQWYQISYADVLAMNKRYDSAAAVFAVLYKRQPYQTQYLYNQAVLLAQSHFHREDSALKIFDTLEKINGLQEAYVYQKQRIYLQQHKIAEAAAEVRKLINRYPDEPRYYRLLAQLFDQQQMHDSAIAVWQALFQKYPDYPQGLIAMALQFRRQGDTASFYRYMARAFANPDLDIEDKIDFLYPFLQYVEIDSSRVAEALYLCQMVLTAHPDDSRAYALYGDIWLHASRWYATRVWEDSAAMAYRRAIALDTTEISWWQRLLQLYAMTHQAERLSSVSRETIFHFPEKPDGYYYYGTAKVWQHAESAAADTLQRALQLAEPDPEIKIQILSLLGTVYFDLHYYNRSDSCFEAALALSPDNDLILNNYSYYLAERGEQLQKALQMIQKAVHLQPDNYSYEDTYAWVLYKLKAYRQALEWMQKALAHPEAQQSPGYWVHYGDILFSLHRIDDAVSSWKMAVEKGDTSLILQQKIKYRSLNPDIH is encoded by the coding sequence ATGAACAGGTGGTTGCGATATGGATGCTGCTGGGGTATGCTGCTTTTGATGATGGTAAGCTGCAGGCCTGCTCGAAAGATTGAGCGATCGTATTATCCGCATTTTACCCATCTGATGCATTTTGCTGATTCCGCTTCCCGCCAGCAATATGTGGACAGCTTGTTTTTTGCGGCAGAAATTCAGAAACAGGAAGGAGATTTTACCAGGGCTTTATTTGATTTGTTTTTATTTCTGGCCTACACGCCGCACAATGCAGCAGCACATTTCGAGATCTCGCGCCTGTTTGTTCAGTTGCAACAGCCCTGGCGCGCCCTCTATTATGCTGAAAAAGCCACCAGGCTGGATACAAACAATCAATGGTATCAGATCAGCTATGCCGACGTGCTGGCTATGAACAAACGATACGACTCTGCAGCGGCTGTTTTTGCAGTGCTTTACAAACGCCAGCCCTACCAAACGCAATATCTTTACAATCAGGCTGTATTGCTCGCCCAGTCTCACTTTCATCGGGAAGATAGTGCCCTGAAGATTTTTGACACCCTTGAAAAAATCAATGGTCTGCAGGAAGCCTATGTATATCAGAAACAACGGATTTATCTGCAACAGCATAAAATAGCTGAAGCAGCCGCAGAAGTACGTAAACTCATCAACCGGTATCCCGATGAGCCCCGTTATTATCGTTTGCTGGCACAACTATTTGATCAGCAACAGATGCACGATTCGGCTATTGCCGTGTGGCAGGCCCTTTTTCAGAAATATCCTGATTATCCGCAGGGGTTGATTGCCATGGCGCTGCAGTTTCGTCGCCAGGGCGATACGGCTTCTTTTTACAGGTACATGGCCAGGGCATTTGCCAATCCTGATCTGGATATTGAAGACAAGATCGATTTTCTTTATCCCTTTCTTCAGTATGTGGAGATCGATTCCAGTCGTGTAGCGGAAGCACTTTACTTATGCCAGATGGTATTAACCGCACACCCGGACGATAGCCGGGCTTACGCGTTGTATGGAGATATCTGGCTGCATGCCAGTCGCTGGTATGCAACCCGGGTATGGGAAGACAGTGCAGCTATGGCATATCGCCGGGCTATTGCACTCGATACCACGGAAATAAGCTGGTGGCAACGGTTGTTGCAGTTGTACGCGATGACTCATCAGGCCGAGCGTTTATCCAGCGTGAGCCGGGAAACCATTTTCCATTTCCCTGAAAAGCCTGATGGATACTATTATTATGGAACAGCAAAGGTGTGGCAACATGCTGAATCAGCCGCAGCGGATACTTTGCAACGTGCCCTGCAACTGGCCGAACCGGATCCGGAAATAAAAATCCAGATATTGTCGCTACTGGGTACGGTGTATTTTGATTTACACTACTACAATCGATCGGATAGTTGCTTTGAAGCTGCACTTGCGCTTTCACCCGACAATGACCTCATTTTAAACAATTACAGCTATTATCTTGCCGAGCGTGGAGAACAATTGCAAAAGGCCTTACAGATGATTCAAAAAGCCGTGCATCTGCAACCGGATAATTACAGTTATGAAGATACCTATGCGTGGGTACTGTATAAATTAAAAGCCTATCGGCAAGCACTGGAATGGATGCAAAAAGCCCTTGCACATCCGGAAGCCCAGCAAAGCCCGGGTTACTGGGTGCATTACGGAGATATTCTTTTTTCCTTACATCGGATTGACGATGCGGTGTCGTCATGGAAAATGGCGGTAGAAAAAGGCGATACATCATTGATTTTACAGCAAAAAATAAAATATCGTTCGTTAAACCCCGATATCCATTGA
- the bshA gene encoding N-acetyl-alpha-D-glucosaminyl L-malate synthase BshA, with protein sequence MRIGIVCYPTYGGSGVIATELGKALADKGHLVHFITYQQPVRLDHFHANIYYHEVIVPTYPLFDYPPYESALSSTLVDVALNSHLDLLHVHYAIPHASTAFVAKEILKRQGKYLPVITTLHGTDITLVGRDKTYAPVVSFSINQSDAITAVSRNLRDETYRSFDIRKDIQVIYNFVDIKRFHRRPLPQFRQAIAPNGEKILVHVSNFRPIKRVQDVVLIFQKVHETIPSKLLLVGDGPERPMVERLCRELNLCDDIRFVGKQEQLEDILSISDLFLLPSEYESFGLAALEAMACEVPVISSNAGGLPEVNINAETGFLSPVGDIAHMAAHAIQLLSDTDMLQRFRKQALKRATNFHLEKIVPQYEQLYLQMIQQQPAIPLPV encoded by the coding sequence ATGCGTATCGGTATTGTTTGCTATCCTACCTATGGAGGCAGTGGTGTCATTGCTACCGAATTAGGTAAAGCACTGGCCGATAAAGGACATCTGGTGCATTTCATCACCTATCAGCAACCCGTGCGGCTGGATCATTTCCATGCGAATATTTACTATCATGAAGTGATTGTACCCACCTATCCTTTATTCGATTATCCCCCCTATGAATCGGCGCTTTCAAGCACACTGGTGGATGTAGCATTAAACAGTCATCTGGATTTATTGCATGTACACTATGCCATTCCACATGCTTCCACGGCTTTTGTGGCCAAAGAAATCCTGAAGCGACAGGGAAAATATTTACCGGTGATCACCACCCTGCATGGAACAGATATCACGCTTGTGGGAAGAGATAAGACTTATGCGCCGGTAGTCTCGTTTTCCATTAACCAGTCTGATGCCATTACCGCCGTATCCCGGAACCTTCGCGATGAAACCTATCGCTCGTTTGATATTCGCAAGGATATACAGGTTATTTACAATTTTGTGGATATCAAACGTTTTCACCGTCGGCCGCTTCCGCAATTCCGGCAAGCCATTGCACCAAATGGAGAAAAAATTCTGGTACATGTATCCAACTTCCGCCCCATCAAACGGGTACAGGATGTGGTGCTGATTTTTCAGAAAGTCCATGAAACCATTCCCAGCAAGCTGCTGCTGGTGGGCGACGGCCCCGAAAGGCCCATGGTCGAGCGGTTATGCAGGGAGCTGAACTTGTGCGATGATATTCGCTTCGTCGGCAAACAGGAGCAACTGGAAGACATTCTTTCCATCAGCGACCTGTTTTTACTGCCTTCGGAATACGAAAGCTTCGGGCTGGCGGCGCTGGAAGCGATGGCCTGTGAAGTGCCCGTGATTTCGTCAAACGCAGGCGGTTTGCCAGAAGTAAATATTAATGCCGAAACCGGCTTTCTAAGCCCGGTAGGCGATATTGCCCACATGGCCGCTCATGCCATTCAGCTGTTGAGCGATACCGATATGCTGCAGCGTTTTCGGAAGCAGGCTTTAAAGCGGGCGACCAATTTTCATCTGGAAAAAATCGTTCCCCAGTATGAGCAACTGTATTTGCAAATGATTCAACAACAACCGGCCATTCCATTGCCCGTTTAA
- the dut gene encoding dUTP diphosphatase — protein sequence MHTVKVPLINRSPFAVPQYATAGAAGLDLRAHLPEAIAIKPGERVLIPTGLFIALPEGYEAQIRPRSGLAWKQGLTVLNAPGTIDADYRGEIQVILINLSGEIQWIQPGDRIAQMIVAPCVRIEWVEAQQLTLTDRGAHGFGHTGKT from the coding sequence ATGCATACCGTAAAGGTGCCCCTCATCAACCGTTCCCCTTTTGCTGTTCCGCAATATGCTACTGCAGGTGCTGCAGGACTTGATCTGCGTGCCCATCTTCCCGAGGCCATAGCCATAAAACCTGGTGAGCGGGTATTAATTCCGACCGGATTATTTATTGCATTACCGGAAGGTTACGAAGCCCAGATCAGGCCCAGAAGTGGGCTGGCCTGGAAGCAGGGGCTCACGGTACTGAATGCTCCGGGCACCATAGATGCTGATTATCGGGGAGAAATTCAGGTGATTTTAATCAATCTTTCCGGTGAAATCCAGTGGATTCAGCCCGGTGACCGGATTGCCCAGATGATTGTGGCTCCCTGTGTCAGAATTGAATGGGTAGAAGCCCAGCAACTAACCCTTACCGATCGGGGTGCGCATGGGTTTGGTCATACCGGTAAAACCTGA
- the ispF gene encoding 2-C-methyl-D-erythritol 2,4-cyclodiphosphate synthase — MPQFRIGQGIDFHQLSTDIAGGLRLGGISLPSDKGAVGHSDADVLLHAICDALLGAAALGDIGTHFPDTDPAWKGIDSRILLQQCVDKVRELGYALCNLDCTVCLQAPRIKPYIPAMQQEIARIVQVNPDQVSIKATTTERLGFIGRGEGVAALAIVLLMKP; from the coding sequence ATGCCTCAGTTTCGCATTGGCCAGGGGATTGATTTTCATCAGCTCTCGACCGATATCGCAGGTGGTTTACGGCTGGGTGGCATAAGTCTTCCTTCCGATAAAGGCGCCGTGGGGCACAGCGATGCAGATGTTTTGTTGCATGCCATCTGCGACGCCCTGTTAGGTGCTGCTGCCCTGGGCGATATTGGTACGCATTTCCCCGATACGGATCCGGCATGGAAGGGTATTGACAGTCGCATCCTGCTGCAGCAGTGTGTGGACAAAGTCCGGGAACTGGGTTATGCACTATGCAACCTGGATTGCACGGTTTGTCTGCAGGCCCCGAGAATCAAACCCTATATTCCGGCCATGCAACAGGAGATTGCCCGTATTGTGCAGGTGAATCCGGATCAGGTTTCCATCAAAGCTACGACTACTGAGCGTCTGGGGTTCATTGGCAGGGGAGAAGGCGTTGCCGCTCTTGCGATTGTGCTTCTCATGAAGCCGTGA
- a CDS encoding DUF4292 domain-containing protein: MHKLFSSRKATHVVPVATAAVPQEIHPSVASGPSNLIQDEMVLYDTLQQHVLHFRTYAARLKVNFMQDDEAQNLVVNLRMQSDSLIWMNATALLGIEVARALITPDSIWFINRLKRTYYQKSFQEIAEWIGVPVNFRMLQNLLVGNPVFLSDTITGIQADTASVCLTMLADSMVNRLWITFPALRWQRSELMIPYRISSITDSSLARPVVQYFYADSLQLYPSGWQLQVNDSQHTTLQVDIQNVIFNQSLSFPFFVPAHYTTQR, encoded by the coding sequence ATGCATAAGCTATTTTCATCACGTAAAGCCACGCATGTTGTACCTGTGGCAACTGCTGCTGTCCCACAGGAGATACATCCATCTGTTGCATCCGGCCCGTCAAATCTGATTCAAGACGAAATGGTTTTATACGATACCTTACAGCAACATGTCTTGCATTTTCGCACCTATGCTGCACGTCTGAAAGTGAATTTCATGCAGGATGATGAGGCACAAAACCTGGTGGTAAATCTGCGCATGCAGTCGGATAGTTTGATCTGGATGAATGCAACGGCGTTGCTGGGCATTGAAGTAGCTCGCGCCCTTATCACGCCCGATAGTATATGGTTCATCAATCGTTTAAAACGAACTTATTATCAGAAAAGCTTTCAGGAAATTGCGGAATGGATAGGCGTTCCGGTTAATTTTCGTATGCTACAAAATTTACTCGTAGGCAATCCGGTGTTTTTAAGCGATACGATAACCGGGATACAGGCAGATACAGCTTCGGTGTGCTTGACCATGCTGGCAGACAGTATGGTCAATCGTCTCTGGATTACGTTTCCGGCATTACGCTGGCAGCGGAGCGAGCTGATGATTCCTTATCGGATCTCGTCAATCACCGATTCCAGTCTGGCGCGGCCCGTGGTGCAATATTTTTATGCCGATAGCCTTCAGTTATATCCTTCTGGCTGGCAATTGCAGGTAAATGATTCGCAGCATACAACGCTGCAGGTGGATATTCAAAATGTGATTTTCAATCAATCATTGAGTTTTCCGTTTTTCGTTCCGGCACATTATACCACTCAACGATAA
- a CDS encoding peptidoglycan DD-metalloendopeptidase family protein — protein sequence MKRWIHKHIRHICVFLALWLGWCGNVYAQKNANLPTRAELEREKAQLQRQLEEANAHLEEIRKNKNLTVRQVQLLQNKISLRDRLIENLNDEISLIDRDIRRAYSDIQALEQDLDTLKAEYARQVVYTYKNRSMYDYLNFILSANSFNQALHRYAYLKRLRDYRRHQVQSIIQTEALLKEKISLLSASKQERTQALSAQQKQMEQLERERKEKNQLLLTLKGREKQILADIEAKRRAQQKLDATLAILIRREIEEARRKAAEEAARAKAATASTAARSASEANASPAAALTETPEEKLISSNFEGNMGRLPWPVEKGYISDPYGRHQHPVLSYVEVENNGVNIDTEKGAVARAVFEGDVVTATFDQYNRWTVILRHGQYFTVYSNLLKPLVKAGEHVHTKQPVGIVYTNDESGETYLHFLIYKGTESMNPALWLSSSH from the coding sequence GTGAAACGATGGATTCATAAGCATATTCGCCATATCTGTGTATTTCTTGCCCTGTGGCTGGGCTGGTGTGGTAATGTGTATGCACAAAAAAATGCTAATCTGCCCACAAGAGCCGAACTGGAAAGAGAAAAGGCACAACTCCAACGCCAGCTTGAAGAGGCAAATGCACATCTGGAAGAAATCCGGAAAAATAAAAATCTCACCGTCAGACAGGTGCAGCTGTTGCAAAATAAAATCAGCCTGCGCGACAGGTTGATTGAAAACCTGAATGATGAAATCAGCTTGATTGATCGCGATATTCGAAGAGCATATAGCGATATTCAGGCGCTGGAACAGGATCTGGATACGCTAAAGGCTGAATATGCGCGTCAGGTGGTGTATACTTACAAGAACAGAAGCATGTATGATTACCTGAACTTTATTCTCTCGGCCAACAGCTTTAACCAGGCCCTGCACCGATATGCTTATTTGAAACGTTTGCGTGATTATCGTCGCCATCAGGTACAATCTATCATCCAGACCGAAGCTTTGCTCAAAGAAAAAATCAGTTTGCTTTCGGCCAGTAAACAGGAGCGTACGCAGGCATTGAGTGCCCAGCAAAAGCAAATGGAACAGCTGGAAAGAGAGCGGAAAGAAAAAAACCAGTTATTGCTTACGCTTAAGGGCAGGGAAAAGCAAATTCTTGCCGATATTGAAGCCAAGCGCAGGGCCCAGCAAAAGCTGGATGCCACGCTGGCCATTTTAATTCGGCGTGAGATTGAAGAAGCCCGTCGGAAGGCGGCCGAAGAGGCTGCACGGGCAAAAGCCGCAACGGCTTCAACTGCTGCCCGATCGGCGTCGGAAGCAAACGCCAGCCCTGCAGCTGCATTAACGGAAACACCGGAAGAAAAACTCATTTCCAGCAATTTTGAAGGAAATATGGGCAGGCTGCCCTGGCCCGTAGAGAAAGGGTATATCTCCGATCCCTATGGTCGGCATCAGCATCCCGTGCTCTCGTACGTGGAAGTGGAGAACAACGGGGTGAATATCGATACCGAGAAAGGAGCCGTAGCCCGCGCCGTATTTGAAGGCGATGTGGTAACGGCTACTTTTGATCAATACAATCGGTGGACGGTAATCCTGCGACACGGACAATATTTTACCGTGTATTCCAATTTATTGAAACCACTCGTCAAGGCCGGCGAGCATGTACATACCAAACAGCCCGTTGGGATTGTCTATACCAACGATGAATCCGGTGAAACTTACCTGCATTTTCTCATTTACAAAGGAACCGAATCCATGAATCCCGCTCTTTGGCTGAGCAGTAGTCATTGA
- the porV gene encoding type IX secretion system outer membrane channel protein PorV, with product MTRSNAITVYLSLCISLLPLISAAQQIDSTTSIDGRVNVINTAVPFLRISPDARSGALGDAGLAISPDANSIYWNLSKIPFATQPGALSVTYTPWLTQLVNDVYLADVSGYKQLDETQSIAASLRYFSLGNVQFYDFRGMDQGQFHPREFAVDAGYARKLSDHWGLGITLRYIYSNLASGYNPDNGSTYKAGQAVAGDVSTYYTATVENDNGGSHTWSFGAAITNVGNKISYTNGAAQKNFLPTNLGIGGAYTTQPDEYNKITFTLDLNKLLVPTPPKDSAGLANYYDIGVVEGIFKSFGDAPGGLKEELEEITYSIGVEYWYNDLFAVRGGYFHESKYKGDRQYFTAGLGLKYNNFGLNFSYLVPSGSGIQRNPLSNTLRFSLLFDFGKKQ from the coding sequence ATGACCCGATCGAACGCCATCACAGTTTATTTGAGCCTTTGCATATCCTTGTTACCCCTGATCTCAGCAGCCCAGCAGATTGATTCTACGACGTCGATTGATGGGAGGGTAAATGTGATTAATACGGCTGTCCCGTTTTTGCGGATTTCGCCGGATGCCCGAAGCGGGGCCCTGGGGGATGCGGGGCTTGCCATTTCGCCCGATGCCAATTCCATTTACTGGAATCTTTCTAAAATTCCTTTTGCCACTCAGCCTGGTGCGCTCTCTGTTACCTATACGCCCTGGTTAACCCAGCTGGTGAATGATGTATATCTGGCCGATGTGAGTGGATACAAACAATTGGATGAAACCCAATCTATTGCGGCTTCGCTCCGGTATTTTTCGCTGGGCAATGTGCAGTTCTACGATTTTCGGGGTATGGATCAGGGGCAGTTTCATCCGCGAGAATTCGCTGTTGATGCAGGATATGCGCGAAAATTATCTGACCACTGGGGGCTGGGCATCACCTTGCGCTACATTTATTCCAACCTGGCTTCCGGATATAATCCCGATAATGGGAGCACCTATAAAGCCGGCCAGGCTGTAGCCGGAGATGTATCGACCTACTACACGGCTACGGTGGAAAACGACAATGGAGGCAGCCATACCTGGAGCTTCGGCGCAGCCATCACGAATGTGGGTAACAAAATTTCTTATACCAATGGTGCGGCGCAGAAGAATTTCCTGCCTACCAACCTTGGCATAGGCGGTGCATATACCACCCAGCCGGATGAGTACAACAAGATCACCTTCACGCTCGACCTGAATAAATTGCTGGTACCCACTCCTCCTAAGGATTCGGCCGGGCTGGCAAATTATTATGATATCGGTGTGGTGGAGGGCATTTTCAAGTCATTTGGTGATGCCCCGGGTGGATTGAAGGAAGAGTTAGAAGAGATTACCTATAGCATCGGCGTGGAATACTGGTATAATGATCTCTTTGCCGTGCGAGGTGGCTATTTTCATGAAAGCAAATACAAGGGCGATCGGCAGTATTTTACGGCCGGACTGGGATTGAAATACAATAATTTCGGCCTGAATTTTTCCTATCTGGTGCCTTCCGGGTCGGGCATTCAACGCAATCCACTTTCTAATACCCTGCGTTTTTCGCTGTTGTTTGATTTTGGTAAAAAGCAATAG